The Stigmatella aurantiaca genome includes the window GAGCCCTGGTGGCGCGTGGGGTATGAGCCCGATGGCGGCCTGTTCCAGGGCTTCGAGCTGGACGCGGTGAGCGGCCAGCCCCTGCCCAAGACCGCCGGGGGGGACTTCTTCTTCACCCTTCACTACGATCTGCACGCGGGCCTGAACGGCATGTACGTGGTGGGAGGGGCTGGCATCCTCATGCTGGTGTCGCTGCTCAGCGGGCTCGTCATCCACCGGCGCATCTTCCAGGACTTCTTCACCCTGCGGCCCCAGGCCACGCGCCAGCGCGCCTGGCTCGATGCCCACAACGTGCTGGGCGTCCTGGGCCTGCCCTTCCACCTGCTCATCGCCTACACGGGCCTGGCCATCTTCGTCTTCACCTATATGGATGCGGGCCTCAAGGTTGCCTACGCGGGCGACGCTGAGCGCTTCCAGACGGAAGTGCAGCGCTCCTGGGAGCGGGAGGACATCGGCCAGCCTGCGCCCCCTCCGGTCTCCCTGGATGGGCTGATCGCCGAGGCCCAGCGCACCTGGGGCGATGGGGGGAACGCCGGGTGGATCAGCGTCCACCACCCGGCCGATGCCGCCGCCGTCGTGTCCATCCGCCGGCGCGACGACTCGCGCATCACCGATGATCAGCGCACCGTGTCCTTCGACGCGGGCACCGGGGCGCTGCTGCACGTGCAGCCTCCGTATGATCCGGGCTACCGGCTGTATGCCTGGATGACCGGGCTGCACATGGCGCAGTACGGCGGCCAGCTGGTGCGCGGGCTCTACCTGCTGCTCGGCCTCGCGGGTTGCCTGATGCTCGTGTCGGGGGTGCAGCTCTGGCTGGCCAAGCGCGAGGCCCGGGGCGTCCCCGGCATGGCGCTGGTGCGCGTCCTGAATGGCGCCGTGATGGGCGGCCTGCCGCTGGCGAGCCTCGCCCTGCTCTGGGCCAACCGCCTGGTCCCCCCGGAGCTGCCGGGGCGTGAGGTCTGGGAGGTCCGCGCCTTCCTGGCCACCTGGACGGTGGCCATCGCCTGGGCGGTGCTGCGCAGCCGGGGCGGACGGCTCACCCGGGATCAGCTCGTCGTGGGCGCCGTGCTGGCCCTGGGCTTGCCCCTGGTGAGCATCGTGCGCGCCCCCCAGGGCCACCTGGGCGCGAGCCTGACCCGCGGAGACTGGGGGCTGGCGGCGGTGGACCTCTCCCTGCTCGGCACGGGCATTCTATGCGGATGGCTGAGCTGGCGGCTGAGCCGGCCGAAGGCCTCCGTCTCCGAGCCCTCGTCCCGCCTGGCCGAGGAGGGCGCGTAATGCTGCTGGCGTTCGGCCTCAACTACCTGGCGCTGCTCACCTGCTGCCTGGCGATGGCCCGGCACCACCGGGCCTTGCTGGGCCCGGCCCCCTCCCCCGGGCGCGCCGCCCTGCTCCGGGGCGTGGCCCTGACGGGGACAGCCCTGGCGCTGGGCGTCTGCATCCACCAGCAGGGCGGCGAGGTGGGCACGGTGCTCTGGCTCTGCCTGTTGATGGTCTCGGGCCTGGTGCTGGTGGCACTGCTCGCCTGGCGCCCCCGGTGGGCCCTGCCCCTGGCGGCGGGGGTTCCCCTGGCCGGAGGCGCCATCGCCCTGCTGGGCGCGCGCTGAGCGCTACTCGCGGACCTGCTTGATGGACGTGAGGCTCGGGGGGACCGCCGGGAGCCAGTAGTTGGCCGGCGGAGAACCGGGGGTGAGCCAGACCTCGTAGACCGCGCTCGAGGCGGTGCTCGTCCCGTTCTGCGGCGCGTTGGCCTGGATGCCCCCGTAGAACCAGCCGGCGAGCGTCTTCTGGGTGAGCGGGTTGAGGGCGATGATGCCGCCGCTCGTGCGCGCCACGGTGGGGTTCGGAATGAAGAGCGCATTCGAGCCGAGGTACCCCGCCATGGGGGCCGACCGGACGAACTCCGTATGGGAGCCATCCGCGTTGCGCGTGAGCACCGACAGGGTGTTGATGAACGGAAGCCCGCTGTCGAGGCTCAGCTTCTTCGTCTGGGGGTTAAGGTAGTACAGGCTGATGCCGCCGAAGAAGGCGGTCGTCATCGCCTTCGCGTTCGCGTCGAACATCCGCAGGGTTGCGCACTCGTACTGGCTCATCATCTGCGCGTAGGGATCCAGGACCGGCGTGGCGGTCATCGGGTTGGCCCCGCCCTTCAGGTAGATGGGCTGCTGATAGCCGGTGTTCTCCCCCGGCACGAAGACGCCCCCATACGCGGCCACGAGCGGTGTCGTGCCGTCGGAGTCCAGGACGGACAGGACGTTCAGATCCCGGCGGTGAAATTGATTGCTGTTCGGATCACTCGGGATGACGTTGAGGACCGCCGCGGTCAACTTGTTCTGGAGCATGCCGAACCACATGGCGGTGAAGCGCTCGGTGTAGACCTGCGACACCGGCCACTTGCCGTAGTCGCCCTCATTGACCGAGTAGAGCCCCTCGAAGTCCTGCCCGAACACGAGCCAGAAGACGTTGCCCACCTTCTGCATGCCGCCGCCGGCCACCTTCGCGTAGTAGCCCGTGTCCGTCGGGAGGCCCTTCACCGCGCCCTTCTGCACGGCCTGGCCGCAGGCCGCCGTCGCCTTCTTCTGGACCTCCAGGCAGTCCGTCTGCGCTTGCTGCTGGCACGCGGCCCAGCCCGGTCCCGGCTTGCACTTGCTCGAGGCGGTATTGAAGCACGGCGTGTAGGCCGCCATGCCCGCCGCCGGGCAGTCGTAATAGGTCGAGGTCTGCTGGAGGTACTGTGTGAACGGCTGGCCGGCCACGATGGCGTTGATCGTCTGATCGACCTGGATCGACGTCAGGGCCGGAAAGGTCGTCATCTGCTGCGTGGTGCTGTTCAGCCCATAGCCCCCGATGACGTACAGCGTGTTGCCGTCTTGGACCGCCGAGGCATTGGTCGTCCCGAGCGCATCGGCGATCGCGGGGGTGGACGGCAGGGGCGCTTGCCAGGCCTGCTTCGTCACCGGATCCACCACCCAGAGCGTGCGGTTCGCCTGGGACGGCGGGAACGCGTTCTTGGGAGGCACCGTCCCGCCATCGCTCGAGTGGGTGAACTCATGCAGCCCGTTCGTGCGCCCGCCGATCAGCAGCCACCGGCTGGAGACCGCCGGGGAGCCCTGAGCATGGACGAACGAGTGAAGGCCCGGCAGGGATGGGACGGTGATGCTGTTCAGATCGATCGTGTACTGCGGCGGGGTCTGGGCGAACGACACCGGGGCGAAGGCCAGCGCAGCCGCGGCCGCGAACCACTTCCAAGGCATGTTCATCAT containing:
- a CDS encoding PepSY-associated TM helix domain-containing protein; the encoded protein is MSLRQAMAGLHTWAGLLVSWLLFTILFAGSLACFDKELTRWMQPALHLSTGPRATTDQVRDWMHRQAPDAHAWWMRPPGPREPWWRVGYEPDGGLFQGFELDAVSGQPLPKTAGGDFFFTLHYDLHAGLNGMYVVGGAGILMLVSLLSGLVIHRRIFQDFFTLRPQATRQRAWLDAHNVLGVLGLPFHLLIAYTGLAIFVFTYMDAGLKVAYAGDAERFQTEVQRSWEREDIGQPAPPPVSLDGLIAEAQRTWGDGGNAGWISVHHPADAAAVVSIRRRDDSRITDDQRTVSFDAGTGALLHVQPPYDPGYRLYAWMTGLHMAQYGGQLVRGLYLLLGLAGCLMLVSGVQLWLAKREARGVPGMALVRVLNGAVMGGLPLASLALLWANRLVPPELPGREVWEVRAFLATWTVAIAWAVLRSRGGRLTRDQLVVGAVLALGLPLVSIVRAPQGHLGASLTRGDWGLAAVDLSLLGTGILCGWLSWRLSRPKASVSEPSSRLAEEGA
- a CDS encoding DUF3325 domain-containing protein; translated protein: MLLAFGLNYLALLTCCLAMARHHRALLGPAPSPGRAALLRGVALTGTALALGVCIHQQGGEVGTVLWLCLLMVSGLVLVALLAWRPRWALPLAAGVPLAGGAIALLGAR